Proteins co-encoded in one Candida albicans SC5314 chromosome 3, complete sequence genomic window:
- the CHS4 gene encoding Chs4p (Activator of Chs3p chitin synthase; required for wild-type wall chitin content, but not for hyphal growth; mutant resistant to Calcofluor white; prenylation and 2 transmembrane segments predicted; functional homolog of S. cerevisiae Chs4p) gives MGDHPYRHVSNTAPYPTQDIGPSESSSSNPPSMTEVTSGLEDLHLPPNQNKNYGSGNIVNQSVNMPPQQPPGSNMQLQSISPRDQAQFNQQNIQSQRPISPRPPNQRSNNSSSSQRSFQQIQQQQQQQHQNQQQFSPSIKYASDGYSNSPYSPMDSNNLYQQDQFKASPTLNATPVKSPPVDAPYPVYDAPSPPPVFASKESIVISPPSVPLSATSSVTNLNLNQADIYHSQSENNLAVHTGNKFGHNRSVSSTSSFFYDRSDNASMIDFNQNMIQSYLGANSSHLLPRIKTLELYRKNAKKSTDPNVLFQYAQYMLQTALLLESELQNMVNNGNGNGNGSQNGNIAGINNATSSSQSSGSQNGTNSPFTRSIENSPRKGPLDNTTTTTTNGTKDKHTKSKSIDFNNIELEGNEKKLKKALLKEAVKYLKRLSDKGYVEAQYLLADAYSSGALDKIDNKEAFILFQSAAKHGHVESAFRTSFCYEEGLGTGRDSRKAVEFLKIAASRNHPAAMYKLGVYSFYGRMGLPANDMNTKKMGIKWLTRAANVATELTAAAPYELGKLYYNGFEDIVLIDKKYGLELFAQAAALGHLQSAAILGHHYEIGEIVPQDSNLSIHYYTQAALGGDPNSMLAMCAWYLVGSEPYLPKDDNEAFEWAKRAANCNLPKAQFALANFYEKGIGCIKNINEAQSWYKKAAENGDEKSLKRLTDKELVKTIQKQWKKKPPVIHNEDGTSTTNSGSLAQEKDCVIM, from the coding sequence ATGGGTGATCATCCTTATCGTCACGTGAGCAACACTGCTCCTTATCCGACTCAGGATATTGGTCCAAGTgaatcatcttcatctaatCCTCCAAGTATGACAGAAGTGACTTCAGGGTTGGAGGATTTACATTTACCACCTAACCAGAATAAAAATTACGGTAGTGGGAATATTGTCAATCAAAGTGTCAATATGCCGCCACAACAACCACCGGGATCCAATATGCAACTACAATCTATATCACCGCGTGATCAAGCACAATTTAATCAACAGAATATTCAACTGCAGAGACCAATATCTCCAAGACCACCAAATCAACGTCTGAATAATCTGCTGTCGTCACAAAGACTGTTTCAACaaatccaacaacaacagcaacaacagcaccaaaatcaacaacaattctCGCCATCTATAAAATATGCATCTGACGGTTATTCAAATTCTCCATATTCACCTATGGACTCAAACAATCTTTATCAACAAGATCAATTCAAGGCTTCACCAACATTAAATGCAACTCCAGTCAAGTCTCCACCAGTTGATGCTCCATATCCAGTTTATGATGCTCCTAGTCCACCTCCAGTATTTGCCTCTAAAGAAAGTATTGTGATTTCTCCACCATCAGTGCCGTTATCAGCTACATCTTCAGTaaccaatttgaatttgaatcaagCTGATATTTATCATTCTCAATCGGAAAACAATTTGGCGGTTCATACTGGTAATAAATTTGGTCATAATCGATCGGTatcttcaacatcatcatttttctATGATCGTAGTGATAATGCTTCAATGATTgatttcaatcaaaatatGATTCAACTGTATTTGGGAGCAAATTCCAGTCATTTATTACCTAGAATTAAAACATTGGAATTGTATCGGAAAAATGCTAAAAAATCTACCGATCCTAACgttttatttcaatatgCTCAATATATGTTACAAAcagcattattattagaatcagaattacaaaatatGGTCAATAATGGCAATGGTAATGGCAACGGAAGTCAAAATGGTAATATAGCAGGGATTAATAATGCTACATCTTCTTCACAATCTTCTGGTTCACAAAATGGAACTAATTCTCCATTTACCagatcaattgaaaattcacCAAGAAAAGGTCCATTGGataatactactactactactactaatgGAACTAAAGATAAACATACCAAGAGTAAATCTATagatttcaataatattgaattggaaggtaatgaaaagaaattgaaaaaggcattattaaaagaagctgtcaaatatttgaaacGACTTTCTGATAAAGGTTATGTTGAAGCCCAATATTTATTAGCTGATGCGTATAGTTCAGGAGCTTTAGATAAAATTGACAATAAGGAAgcatttatattatttcaATCAGCTGCGAAACATGGACATGTTGAAAGTGCTTTTAGAACTTCATTTTGTTATGAAGAAGGATTAGGAACTGGTAGAGATTCTAGAAAAGCggttgaatttttaaaaattgcCGCATCAAGAAATCATCCTGCTGCCATGTATAAATTGGGAgtttattcattttatGGTAGAATGGGTTTACCTGCAAATGATATGAATACGAAAAAAATGGGTATTAAATGGTTAACTAGGGCTGCTAATGTTGCCACTGAATTAACTGCTGCTGCACCTTATGAATTGGgtaaattatattataatggatttgaagatattgtcttgattgataaaaaatatGGATTAGAATTATTTGCTCAAGCAGCAGCATTAGGTCATTTACAATCAGCCGCCATTTTGGGTCATCATTATGAAATTGGAGAAATTGTTCCTCAAGattctaatttatcaattcattattatacTCAAGCAGCATTAGGAGGTGATCCAAATTCAATGTTGGCAATGTGTGCTTGGTATTTAGTTGGTAGTGAACCATATTTACCTaaagatgataatgaagcATTTGAATGGGCTAAACGTGCTGCCAATTGTAATTTACCAAAAGCTCAATTTGCTTTAGCAAATTTTTATGAAAAAGGGATTGGAtgtattaaaaatattaatgaaGCTCAATCATGGTATAAAAAAGCTGCTGAAAATGGTGATGAAAAATCTTTGAAACGATTAACTGATAAAGAATTGGTTAAAACCATTCAAAAACaatggaaaaagaaacctCCAGTAATTCATAATGAAGATGGAACTTCTACAACTAATTCAGGATCTCTTGctcaagaaaaagattgTGTTATCATGTAA
- the RCT1 gene encoding Rct1p (Fluconazole-induced protein; Ras1, Cyr1 repressed and Efg1 induced; regulated by Nrg1, Tup1, Tbf1, Ssn6; induced in oralpharyngeal candidasis; rat catheter biofilm repressed) codes for MSANDFYSSGDQSNYDPKRSSNQGSSSSNDEQQDRGLLSTVAGGVAGGYGGHKLGEKAQHGTLGTVLGAIGGAIGANKLEDAYEDRKEHKKHEQQYGGSGKHEGGRHEGGFGGGRPDDRYEGDRRNDNYGGGYNDRRDDGYGGGYGGGRPDDRRHEGGFGGGRPDDRFGGGRPDDRFGGDRRDDRRDDRRW; via the coding sequence ATGTCAGCTAACGATTTTTATTCATCTGGTGATCAATCCAATTATGATCCAAAAAGATCCTCGAATCAAggatcatcatcatcaaatgatGAACAACAAGACAGAGGGTTATTATCTACTGTCGCCGGTGGTGTTGCTGGTGGTTATGGTGGTCACAAATTAGGTGAAAAGGCACAACATGGTACTTTGGGTACTGTATTAGGTGCCATTGGGGGTGCCATTGGTGCCAATAAACTAGAAGATGCTTATGAAGACCGTAAAGAACATAAAAAACACGAGCAACAAtatggtggtagtggtaaACACGAAGGCGGAAGACATGAAGGTggttttggtggtggtagaCCAGATGATCGTTATGAAGGCGATAGAAGAAATGATAATTACGGTGGTGGTTACAATGATAGAAGAGATGACGGTTATGGTGGTGGTTACGGTGGTGGCAGACCAGACGATAGAAGACACGAAGGTGGTTTCGGCGGTGGCAGACCAGATGACCGTTTTGGTGGCGGTAGACCAGATGACCGTTTTGGAGGTGACAGAAGAGATGATAGAAGAGATGACCGTAGATGGTAA
- the KIP3 gene encoding tubulin-dependent ATPase (Putative kinesin, involved in mitotic spindle organization), whose translation MSYPNSLGSPATVTSTSVPTAKQSSISVAVRVRPFTEAESNRLVKIDNDDVFLGDGCLTSDNNNNNNNSNSNGNGNGNGSSAANSSGASTSRRAIFNTLGGLRKIINVVDDRMLIFDPPETNPLTKMQRNAFPNSFKGSRIREHRFVFDRLFDEDCTQDQVYRNTTQPLLDSVLDGYNATVFAYGATGCGKTHTISGTPEDPGVIFLTMKELYNRIEELKDTKIIDISLSYLEIYNETIRDLLNPMTQCKNLVIREDANNKISVSNLSRHRPNSVEEVMQLILEGNKNRTCSPTEANATSSRSHAVLQINVIQKDRTGDITEEHTFATLSIIDLAGSERAAATKNRGARLNEGANINKSLLALGNCINALCDPRRRNHVPYRDSKLTRLLKFSLGGNCKTVMIVCVSPSSQHYDETLNTLKYADRAKEIKTKLIRNQHNLDRHVGSYLKMITEQKQEIEELRARESKMVESTINKRKDLESKVFKILFESLESTRKAIAKQNQEKWKKYFILAKRKLLLSQKIETELVLEQRDDIDINSLSIASGNESESVFKIYDLCEQLISKIEYQLPQLESQYSQPTDLDYILEDSAMQTLKRLQDEEGWTEHHSAIYRQSIQSMKREVHTDLLLYSSILYDNLIHDLSIFFYIPREIGNFINNISNPTSLNEANQELLYNMTLGLENLLNGEFDSAMEHYAMDYMKNKVESENQTQTQNQNQNQNQNQNQNQNQNQNQNQVNSYNPDESMMSIDNDIIPIKKQRILSPPRQLKKPKKSTQIPPITRINNINSGGSGGNGNSKLKKPSHWGDRDKSDLMYDTSMEENSLITSEINFDEPDGGGTPVARSSPPPPLPPLVSSNKPPNVHNILADVNELDLPFNPTIESSPTQVPTSKLIPPTGTATITDRDDIDNSNININGNGNGNGNANNFTNKRLLTDLKRSRSSSLMSNKKIMMNFTDSKLPLLNKQAASKISNDN comes from the coding sequence ATGTCTTACCCGAATAGTTTAGGATCACCAGCAACCGTTACATCAACATCAGTTCCAACTGCAAAACAATCATCTATCTCGGTAGCGGTTAGAGTACGACCATTCACTGAAGCCGAATCAAACAGATTAGTTAAAATCGATAATGACGATGTATTTTTAGGCGACGGGTGTCTCACCAGtgataataacaacaataacaataacagtaatagtaatggcaatggtaatggtaatggATCTAGTGCAGCAAACAGCAGTGGTGCTAGTACCTCAAGGCGAGCCATATTCAATACATTAGGTGGGCTTCGTAAGATCattaatgttgttgatgatcGAATGTTGATATTTGATCCACCAGAAACCAACCCATTAACGAAAATGCAACGTAACGCATTCCCCAACAGTTTTAAAGGGTCAAGAATACGTGAACATCGATTTGTATTCGATCgattatttgatgaagattgTACCCAAGATCAAGTGTATCGCAACACTACTCAACCATTATTGGATTCAGTATTGGATGGATATAATGCCACTGTATTTGCTTATGGTGCCACTGGATGTGGTAAAACTCATACTATACTGGGGACACCAGAAGATCCTGGAGTTATATTTTTAACCATGAAAGAATTATATAATcgaattgaagaattaaaagatacaaaaattattgatattagtTTATCGTATCttgaaatttataatgAAACTATACgtgatttattgaatccCATGACTCAATGCAAAAATTTAGTAATACGAGAAGATgccaataataaaatatctGTATCCAATTTATCTCGACATCGACCTAATTCTGTTGAAGAAGTTATGCAATTGATTTTAGAAGGTAATAAAAATCGAACTTGTTCACCAACAGAAGCAAATGCTACATCTAGTCGATCTCATGCCGTTTTACAAATTAATGTCATACAAAAAGATCGAACTGGTGATATCACCGAGGAACACACTTTTGCTACTTTATCTATTATAGATTTGGCTGGTAGTGAACGAGCTGCGGCCACGAAAAACCGTGGCGCACGATTAAATGAAGGAGCCAATATTAACAAGTCATTATTAGCATTGGGTAATTGTATTAATGCCTTGTGTGATCCACGAAGAAGAAACCATGTCCCTTATAGAGATTCCAAATTGACAcgattattgaaattttcattgGGTGGGAATTGTAAAACAGTCATGATTGTATGTGTATCACCTTCTTCACAACATTATGATGAGACTTTAAATACCTTGAAATATGCTGATCGAGCTAAAGAgattaaaacaaaattaatcaGAAATCAACATAATTTGGATCGTCATGTTGGGtcttatttgaaaatgattaCTGAACAAAAgcaagaaattgaagaattacGAGCTCGAGAATCTAAAATGGTGgaatcaacaatcaataaacGCAAAGATTTAGAATccaaagttttcaaaattttatttgaaagtCTTGAATCAACTCGTAAAGCCATTGCTAAACAAAATCAGGagaaatggaaaaaatatttcatattggcgaaaagaaaattattattatcacaaAAGATTGAGACTGAATTGGTATTAGAACAACGagatgatattgatataaATTCATTACTGATAGCATCGGGTAATGAATCAGAAtcagttttcaaaatctatGATTTATGTGAACAATTAATTctgaaaattgaatatcaaTTACCTCAATTAGAATCACAATATAGTCAACCAACAGATTTGGATTATATATTGGAAGATTCAGCCATGCAAACATTGAAAAGATTACAAGATGAAGAAGGATGGACTGAACATCATAGTGCTATATATCGTCAATCAATTCAGTCTATGAAACGTGAAGTTCATACCGATTTGTTATTGTATTCATCGATATTGtatgataatttgattcatgATTTAAGTATATTTTTCTATATTCCTCGAGAAATTggtaatttcattaataatatttccAATCCAACATCATTGAATGAAGctaatcaagaattattatataatatGACACTTGGTTTAGAAAATTTACTTAATGGTGAATTTGATAGTGCAATGGAACATTATGCCATGGATTATATGAAGAATAAAGTTGAATCAGAAAATCAAACTCAAAcccaaaaccaaaaccaaaaccaaaaccaaaaccaaaaccaaaaccaaaaccaaaaccaaaaccaaaaccaagtCAATAGTTATAATCCGGATGAAAGTATGATGTCTATAGATAATGATATTATCCCAATTAAAAAACAACGGATTCTTTCACCACCAcgacaattgaaaaaaccgaaaaaatcaactcaaataccaccaataaccagaataaataatattaatagtggcggtagtggtggtaatggtaattcTAAACTCAAAAAACCAAGTCATTGGGGTGATCGTGACAAGAGTGATTTGATGTATGATACAAGTATGGAagaaaattcattaatcacatcagaaatcaattttgatgaaCCAGATGGAGGAGGAACTCCCGTAGCAAGATCAtctccaccaccaccactaccacctTTAGTATCTTCAAACAAACCACCTAATGTTCATAATATTTTGGCCGATGTCAATGAATTAGATCTACCTTTTAATCCAACAATAGAATCTCTGCCCACTCAAGTTCCAACTTCGAAATTAATTCCGCCAACAGGAACAGCAACAATAACAGACAGagatgatattgataatagtaatatcaatatcaatggCAATGGCAATGGCAATGGCAATGCAAATAATTTTACAAATAAAAGATTATTGACTGATCTTAAACGAAGTCGATCACTGCTGTTAATGctgaataaaaaaataatgatgaattttaCTGATTCAAAATTACCATTACTTAATAAACAAGCTGCATCAAAAATAAGTAATGATAATTAA
- the LAC1 gene encoding Lac1p (Ceramide synthase; required for biosynthesis of ceramides with C18:0 fatty acids, which serve as precursors for glucosylsphingolipids; caspofungin induced), with protein sequence MSSGSIATTTIPSTPMSIESIEDHQYHNSFLAMVERNQIPLSRNLLIILYLSHLLLQNNNTTITPYTSKFIHIQNCVGIDEFTGKSIYDIDINDTYFVIHSLVIVTFLRSFLMKWCFEPFASKFCHIHSKKAKTRFAEQSWSFVYYSISFIFGVVLYWDSPYYNNLDQVYINWPNHYMSWEFKTYYLVSMGFWLQQIFVLNVEKPRKDHYQMFSHHIITCLLIIGSYYYYYFRIGHLILMIMDSVDIFLAAAKMLKYAGFSNACDAMFLLFLVSWIVLRHGVYNYIFYHAWYKSVDLMKNGQCVEGLMQKRCWTPVVIDTFLGLLGGLQIITCIWMYLILKVAYKVVTGSGAEDVRSDEDDTDIELEEEEKEEEEEEEVGQPIFVEKKEEEVVLEIEEDKYSFERDSFSSSSESTLDEKKDIRKRKV encoded by the coding sequence ATGAGTTCAGGATCAATTGCAACTACAACAATACCCAGTACACCAATGTCTATTGAATCAATAGAAgatcatcaatatcataattcttttttagcCATGGttgaaagaaatcaaatacCGTTATCTAGAAatctattaataattttatatttatcacatttattattacaaaataacaatacCACTATTACTCCTTATACATCCAAATTTATACACATTCAAAATTGTGTTGGTATTGATGAATTCACTGGGAAATCAATAtatgatattgatattaatgataCATATTTTGTGATTCATTCATTAGTCATTGTTACATTTCTTCGTTCATTCTTGATGAAATGGTGTTTTGAACCATTTGCATCGAAATTTTGTCATATTCATTCGAAAAAAGCCAAAACTAGATTTGCTGAACAAAGTTGGtcatttgtttattattcaatttcatttatatttgGCGTGGTATTATATTGGGATAGTCcttattataataatttagatCAAGTTTATATCAATTGGCCAAATCATTACATGTCATGGGAATTTAAAACTTATTATTTAGTAAGTATGGGATTTTGGCtacaacaaatttttgttttaaatgttgaaaaaccaagaaaagatcattatcaaatgtTTAGTCATCATATCATTACTtgtttattgattattggttcatattattattattatttccgTATTGGTCAtttaatattgatgattatgGATTCAGTAGACATTTTTTTGGCAGCAGCAAAAATGTTAAAATACGCTGGGTTTAGTAATGCATGTGATGCCAtgtttcttttatttttagtcAGTTGGATTGTATTAAGACATGGAGTATATAATTATATCTTTTATCATGCTTGGTATAAATCAGTtgatttaatgaaaaatggaCAATGTGTTGAAGGATTGATGCAAAAAAGATGTTGGACTCCAGTTGTTATTGATACATTTTTGGGTTTACTCGGAGGATTACAAATTATAACTTGTATTTGGATgtatttgatattaaaaGTTGCTTATAAAGTTGTTACTGGATCAGGTGCTGAAGATGTTCGaagtgatgaagatgacACTGATATTGAgttggaagaagaagaaaaagaagaagaagaggaggaggaagtAGGACAACCAATATTTGTGgaaaaaaaggaagaagaagttgtattagaaattgaagaagataaatACTCTTTTGAAAGAGATTCATTTAGTTCATCATCAGAATCAACTTTGGACGAGAAAAAGGATATtaggaaaagaaaagtataA
- the SSN8 gene encoding cyclin-dependent protein serine/threonine kinase regulator (Ortholog of S. cerevisiae Ssn8; a component of RNA polymerase II holoenzyme; mutants are viable and are sensitive to hydrogen peroxide medium), producing the protein MSADYWNSSQRNQWQLTRFSLLEARRRVLLLERKMIQNGLIKDYPNIIYDYNMRIYLHNLLIKLGRRLNIRQIALATAEIYLTRFLTRVSLKEINVYLLITTCIYVACKIEECPQHIRLILSEARNIWPEYIPHDVTKLAEFEFYLIEEMDSYLLLHHPYKSLMQINEFLSNNYNVFGFKLTVEELQNAWSLINDSYITDLHLLLPPHTIAVAAIYITVVLKKNLSRVRQGNNNDNNININTMHISTGSSTNPININNNNNTNTSNNNGTTSTTTTTTAQETQVLGQDDNTEMNIDDLMNLTKSSNNSQDKSDDKMDIDNPLQSQVNLSQIQNQTQHQHQESTHNNTSSTNTGRNGINGQISQSNQELNNFDLDILDEDTIKINKFMNFLEHSHINLDEVVEAVQDMMNMYVLWNRYNEQGVKKALQVMLLNRI; encoded by the coding sequence ATGTCAGCTGATTATTGGAATTCATCACAACGTAATCAATGGCAATTAACTcgattttcattattagaagCCAGAAGAAGAGTATTATTACTTGAACGGaaaatgattcaaaatGGATTAATTAAAGATTATCCCAATATAATATATGATTATAATATGAGGATTTATTTacataatttattaattaaattaggTCGAAGATTAAATATTCGACAAATAGCATTAGCTACTGctgaaatttatttaacTCGATTTCTTACCCGAGTTTCACttaaagaaatcaatgtttatttattaataactACATGTATTTATGTTGCTTgtaaaattgaagaatgtCCTCAACATATTCGATTAATATTATCGGAAGCAAGAAATATATGGCCAGAATATATTCCTCATGATGTTACCAAATTAgctgaatttgaattttatttaattgaagaaatggatctgtatttattattacatCATCCttataaatcattaatgcaaatcaatgaatttttatctaataattataatgtATTTGGTTTTAAATTAACAGTGgaagaattacaaaatgCTTGGagtttaattaatgataGTTATATAACTGAtcttcatttattattacctCCTCATACTATAGCGGTGGCAGCTATATATATCACAGttgtattgaaaaaaaatttatctcGAGTAAGACAaggtaataataatgataataatattaatattaatactATGCATATTTCTACTGGAAGTAGTACCAATCcaatcaacatcaacaacaacaacaacactaataccagtaataataatggaactacttctactactactaccaccactgCCCAAGAAACTCAAGTTCTTGGTCAAGATGATAATACTGAAATGAATATAGAtgatttaatgaatttgacTAAATCAAGTAATAATAGTCAAGATAAATCAGATGATAAAATGGATATTGATAATCCACTACAACTGCAAGTAAATTTAtcacaaattcaaaatcaaactcaacatcaacatcaagaATCTACCCATAATAACACTAGTAGCACTAATACTGGGCGAAATGGAATAAATGGACAAATCTcacaatcaaatcaagaattgaataattttgatttagatATATTAGATGAAGACACcataaaaattaataaatttatgaattttttaGAACATTCCCATATCAATCTCGATGAAGTTGTTGAAGCCGTACAAGATATGATGAATATGTATGTATTATGGAATCGATATAATGAACAAGGGGTTAAAAAGGCATTACAAGTGATGTTACTCAATCGGATTTAA
- a CDS encoding uncharacterized protein (Ortholog of C. parapsilosis CDC317 : CPAR2_807080, C. dubliniensis CD36 : Cd36_85690, Candida orthopsilosis Co 90-125 : CORT_0C02090 and Candida albicans WO-1 : CAWG_02885), which produces MFLIIPLIIFSSLSIGQSLFIPTTITTTTTTTTTTTITIEADNSNLITLSTGPQLIENENYIKITKSTDLNQLFRKYPRGEIVNDFNDVDDLNARIFIFDMANLLEDLLE; this is translated from the coding sequence ATGtttttaataataccactaataatattttctcTGTTACTGATCGGGCAATCATTATTCATAcccaccaccatcaccaccaccaccaccacaacaacaacaacaacaataacgaTTGAGGCTGATAATTCGAATTTAATAACTTTACTGACAGGCCcacaattaattgaaaatgaaaattataTTAAAATAACCAAATCGACagatttgaatcaattatttagaAAATATCCACGAGGTGAGATTGtcaatgattttaatgatgttgatgatctTAATGCTAGGATTTTCATATTTGATATGGCTAATCTTCTAGAAGATTTACTTGAATAA
- a CDS encoding phosphopantothenate--cysteine ligase (Ortholog(s) have phosphopantothenate--cysteine ligase activity, role in acetyl-CoA biosynthetic process from pantothenate, coenzyme A biosynthetic process and CoA-synthesizing protein complex, cytosol, nucleus localization), translated as MTPPQSKNFHTANPEFEQAIDRSIPEFAAAQLSDEDKYFKNHKPPVYLPEIAVEVQDFVKYHLEHSHKRIALVTSGGTTVPLENNTVRFIDNFSAGTRGATSAEYFLENGYAVIFLHREFSLLPYSRHFSHSTNCFLDFMTEKDNKIQINDQFADEMLQVWRKYNEAKDTNSLLLIPFTTVNQYLYTLKEISENLHIMKSKALFYLAAAVSDFFIPQSRMPQHKIQSSATQDGELVIRLAQVPKFLSRLVENWAQGAMIISFKLETDNNILIQKAESALERYHHQLVIGNLLQTRKKEVVFVTPGHHQENWIRLTDQEINDNVEIESKMIPAVIKVHDDWIAKNDNNN; from the coding sequence ATGACACCTCCACaactgaaaaattttcataCTGCCAATCCTGAATTTGAACAAGCCATTGATCGTAGTATTCCCGAATTTGCTGCAGCACAACTTTCCGATGAagataaatatttcaaaaatcatAAACCACCAGTATATTTACCGGAAATTGCTGTTGAAGTTCAAGATTTTGTGAAATATCATCTTGAACATTCCCATAAAAGAATTGCCTTGGTGACAAGTGGCGGCACCACTGTTCCATTAGAAAATAATACCGTTagatttattgataattttagTGCTGGAACTCGTGGTGCTACTTCAGCAGAATATTTTTTAGAAAATGGTTATGCAGTGATTTTTTTACATCGagaattttcattattaccaTATTCAAGACATTTTAGTCATTCAActaattgttttttagATTTCATGACGGAAAAAGATAacaaaatccaaattaATGATCAATTTGCTGATGAAATGTTACAAGTTTGGCGTAAATATAATGAAGCTAAAGATaccaattcattattattaatccCTTTCACAACAGttaatcaatatttatatactttaaaagaaattctGGAGAATTTACACATTATGAAATCAAAAgcattattttatttagCTGCTGCCGTGTCAGATTTTTTCATCCCACAATCAAGAATGCCTCAACATAAAATCCAAAGTTCAGCTACTCAAGATGGTGAATTAGTCATTAGATTAGCTCAAGTACCGAAATTTTTAAGTCGATTAGTAGAAAATTGGGCTCAAGGAGCAATGATTATAAGTTTTAAATTAGAAactgataataatattttaattcaaaAGGCAGAAAGTGCATTAGAAagatatcatcatcaattggttATTGGGAATTTATTACAAACTAGGAAAAAAGAAGTTGTATTTGTTACCCCTGGTCATCATCAAGAAAATTGGATTAGATTGACtgatcaagaaattaatgataatgtgGAAATTGAAAGTAAAATGATTCCAGCAGTAATTAAAGTACATGATGATTGGATTGccaaaaatgataataacaacTAA